A genomic segment from Luteolibacter ambystomatis encodes:
- a CDS encoding choice-of-anchor K domain-containing protein, giving the protein MTSPRLFVAVSAFFAVLGCGYAQNILGNLSFSVEGGFSNAVSESKNSILVTDNNLSDGYASGFDLKDAPSGMTSSGPAGSAGFQWGKASANSSYAHSSALWFAPTDVGSVSPEQVFKIADLYYRNGTIVTNTGATAVDLSLKLTFANGSGLSPVTSVFNMVLENTLNSNDPAASADIVRLGNTSSPLTFKDASGNTYYLNLSFRPDANTLGNTLSTADEFRVYEGTQGKAELWGQFSTSPAPSPVPEPSAALLGGLASLLLLRRNVVRH; this is encoded by the coding sequence ATGACATCCCCCCGTCTCTTCGTGGCCGTTTCGGCCTTTTTCGCCGTGCTTGGCTGCGGCTACGCCCAGAATATCCTTGGAAACCTGAGCTTCTCTGTCGAGGGCGGCTTCTCCAATGCGGTTTCTGAAAGCAAAAACAGCATTCTCGTCACGGACAACAATCTGTCCGACGGCTACGCCAGCGGTTTTGATCTCAAGGACGCGCCCTCCGGCATGACCAGCTCCGGCCCTGCCGGTTCCGCCGGGTTCCAGTGGGGCAAGGCCTCCGCCAATTCGTCTTACGCGCATTCCAGTGCGCTGTGGTTCGCCCCCACCGACGTGGGCAGCGTCTCTCCGGAGCAGGTTTTCAAGATCGCCGACCTCTACTACCGTAATGGCACGATCGTGACCAACACCGGTGCGACGGCGGTGGATCTGTCGCTGAAGCTCACCTTTGCCAATGGCAGCGGTCTTTCTCCGGTGACCAGCGTGTTCAACATGGTTCTGGAAAACACGCTGAACAGCAACGACCCGGCTGCCAGCGCCGACATCGTCCGCCTCGGCAACACCTCTTCTCCGCTTACCTTCAAGGACGCCAGCGGCAATACCTACTACCTCAACCTTTCCTTCCGCCCCGACGCGAACACCCTGGGCAACACCCTCTCGACCGCGGACGAGTTCCGCGTTTACGAGGGCACCCAAGGTAAAGCCGAGCTGTGGGGTCAGTTCAGCACGTCTCCGGCGCCATCGCCGGTGCCGGAACCGTCAGCCGCATTGTTGGGCGGCCTGGCCTCGCTGTTGCTGCTCCGCCGCAATGTTGTTCGTCACTAG
- a CDS encoding N-acetylmuramoyl-L-alanine amidase-like domain-containing protein: MIGKVLALSAAIFCLGVSSHADVLPPPSMPRLPMDTVFKGQTKFQAIMAKAERENWRALPLGARTIRIARELVGTPYQNYTLEVDDRIESPVVNLTALDCWTYYENALAMARLIAYKPGPYKPEDLLQMVELERYRGGRCTGEYLSRMHQLEEVFYDNQRRGIAENITPRIPGAERLSREIREMTVQWKSYRYLRSNPGLLPGMAQVEARVSRLPVSYVPKSKVPAIEKYLADGDVCAITCADTSAYTSHVGLIVRVNGRAYFTHATSDRDKGRMVVIDRPITDYLNSMSKHTGIIICRPKDLPPSSLWQKNIAGEEGKKPGQG; the protein is encoded by the coding sequence ATGATCGGGAAAGTCCTCGCCCTCTCCGCCGCGATTTTCTGCCTCGGTGTTTCCTCCCATGCGGACGTGCTGCCGCCGCCGTCCATGCCGCGGTTGCCGATGGACACGGTGTTCAAGGGGCAGACGAAATTCCAGGCGATCATGGCCAAGGCCGAACGTGAGAACTGGCGAGCCCTGCCGCTCGGTGCGCGCACCATCCGCATCGCGCGCGAACTCGTAGGAACGCCGTACCAAAACTACACGCTGGAAGTGGACGACCGCATCGAGTCGCCGGTGGTGAATCTCACCGCGCTGGACTGCTGGACCTACTACGAGAACGCCCTCGCGATGGCGCGCCTCATCGCCTACAAGCCCGGCCCCTACAAGCCCGAGGACCTGCTTCAAATGGTCGAGCTGGAACGCTACCGCGGCGGACGCTGCACCGGCGAATATCTCAGTCGCATGCACCAGCTTGAGGAAGTCTTCTACGACAACCAGCGCCGCGGCATCGCGGAAAACATCACCCCGCGCATCCCGGGCGCCGAGCGCCTCAGCCGTGAAATCCGCGAGATGACGGTGCAGTGGAAAAGCTACCGCTACCTCCGGAGCAATCCCGGACTCCTGCCCGGCATGGCCCAGGTGGAAGCCCGCGTTTCCAGGCTGCCCGTGTCCTACGTGCCCAAGTCCAAGGTGCCGGCCATCGAGAAGTATCTCGCCGATGGTGATGTCTGTGCCATCACTTGTGCCGATACCAGCGCCTATACCTCACACGTCGGACTGATCGTGCGGGTGAACGGCCGCGCGTACTTCACCCACGCCACATCGGACCGGGACAAGGGCCGCATGGTCGTCATTGATCGCCCGATCACCGACTACCTCAACAGCATGTCGAAGCACACCGGCATCATCATCTGCCGTCCGAAGGACCTGCCGCCGTCATCGTTGTGGCAGAAGAATATCGCTGGAGAGGAAGGGAAGAAGCCGGGACAGGGGTGA
- a CDS encoding glycosyl hydrolase — MIPKSFLCLLLGSFAILPGHTAEVSNDLDWPAQTRETRPWTRWWWLGSAVDRPNLTRQLALFREAGIGGVEICPLYGAKGYENRYLDFLSPGWMEMLDHTTAEANRLDLGVDLTTGTGWPFGGPWVRKEDSSAKVILKKMDASALDGLKEPAKKGTLQCLIAVSEKGESLDLTAKWKDGRLDWTVPQGTWTLYSVWQQSGIQQVKRPAPGGEGNVLDPFSMKALDRYLGKFDEAFSNYKGAPPRSHFHDSFEYFGATWTNDLFAEFQARRGYDLRSKLPALFGEGDPDTMARVKGDYRSTIAELHLAYIQRWTAWAHAHDSLTRDQAHGSPGNLVDLYAAADIPETEIFGSLDEKLWPMLQFASSAAHLKGSRLSSSESFTWLGEHFQTTLAEAKPAADILFLSGVNHVFFHGIPYSPAEAPWPGWQFYAAVNFGPQGGLWRDLPAFNGYLTRCQSILQSGAPDNDVLLYFPMDDLFHQADDLLIPFTVHNAEAVMAKHSFYQTAHALTEHGYTYDHVSDAFLKQASASSNGVSIGKTNYRAIIVPRCRVIPHATMEKFAALARDGAKVLFLDATPEDVPGLNDLEKRRAALRTVVRENKDRLSIGSDAVAMLEKAGVPRETATDQGLRFIRRTHVRGRHYFFVNRGKEAVNGWVPITVPAKSAVILDPMQADRTGLARIQTDNQGAKIFLQLEPGESCIVRTFTTDTVAGRAWDYDEPAGGAKTVDGTWQVRFIDGGPELPGPFQTKQLLSWTVSGDVEARRFAGTALYSTEVQIPEGANEWILDLGRVCESARVRVNGKDAGVAWSAPFRVHLGTLLHPGNNTLEVEVANLAANRIADLDRRKVDWKYFHEINFVGKDYKPFDASKWPERDSGLLGPVKLVPVKKREP, encoded by the coding sequence GTGATCCCAAAGTCCTTCCTTTGCCTTCTTCTTGGTTCGTTTGCGATCCTCCCAGGCCATACCGCCGAAGTCAGCAACGACCTCGACTGGCCTGCGCAAACCCGCGAAACCCGCCCGTGGACCCGCTGGTGGTGGCTCGGCAGCGCGGTGGACCGGCCGAATCTCACCCGCCAGCTCGCGCTCTTTCGTGAGGCCGGAATCGGTGGCGTGGAGATCTGCCCGCTGTATGGCGCGAAGGGCTACGAGAACCGCTATCTCGATTTCCTCTCGCCCGGCTGGATGGAAATGCTCGACCACACCACGGCGGAAGCGAACCGCCTCGATCTCGGCGTGGACCTCACCACCGGCACCGGCTGGCCCTTCGGCGGCCCGTGGGTGAGGAAAGAGGATTCCTCCGCCAAGGTGATCCTCAAGAAGATGGATGCGTCCGCTTTGGACGGCCTCAAGGAGCCCGCGAAGAAGGGCACGCTCCAATGTCTCATCGCGGTATCCGAAAAGGGCGAAAGTCTCGACCTCACCGCGAAATGGAAGGACGGCCGGCTCGATTGGACGGTGCCGCAAGGCACGTGGACGCTCTACAGCGTCTGGCAGCAAAGCGGCATCCAGCAGGTGAAACGACCCGCGCCCGGCGGGGAGGGCAACGTCCTCGATCCATTCTCGATGAAGGCGCTGGACCGCTATCTGGGCAAATTCGATGAAGCATTCTCGAACTACAAGGGCGCGCCACCGCGCTCGCACTTCCATGACTCCTTCGAGTACTTCGGAGCGACCTGGACGAACGATCTCTTCGCCGAATTCCAGGCACGGCGCGGCTACGATCTGCGTAGTAAATTACCCGCACTCTTTGGCGAAGGCGATCCGGACACGATGGCACGCGTGAAGGGCGACTATCGCTCGACCATCGCGGAACTGCATCTCGCCTATATCCAGCGCTGGACCGCCTGGGCTCACGCTCACGACAGTCTCACCCGCGATCAGGCCCACGGCTCGCCCGGAAATCTGGTGGACCTCTACGCCGCCGCAGACATCCCGGAAACGGAGATCTTCGGCTCATTGGATGAAAAGCTCTGGCCGATGCTCCAATTCGCGTCCTCCGCGGCGCATCTCAAGGGCAGCCGCCTCAGTTCGTCCGAATCCTTCACCTGGCTGGGCGAGCACTTCCAGACCACACTGGCGGAGGCGAAGCCCGCGGCGGACATCCTGTTCCTCTCCGGAGTGAACCATGTTTTTTTCCACGGCATCCCCTATTCTCCCGCCGAGGCCCCATGGCCCGGCTGGCAGTTCTACGCGGCGGTGAACTTCGGCCCGCAGGGTGGACTGTGGCGCGATCTCCCGGCCTTCAACGGCTACCTCACGCGTTGCCAATCGATCCTGCAAAGCGGCGCGCCGGACAACGACGTGCTGCTGTATTTTCCGATGGATGATCTCTTCCACCAGGCGGATGACCTGCTGATCCCCTTCACCGTTCACAATGCGGAAGCAGTGATGGCGAAGCACTCGTTCTACCAGACCGCGCATGCTCTCACGGAACACGGCTATACCTATGATCACGTTTCGGATGCGTTCCTGAAGCAGGCCTCCGCCTCTTCCAATGGAGTCTCCATCGGCAAAACCAACTACCGCGCGATCATCGTTCCGCGCTGCCGCGTGATTCCGCATGCGACGATGGAGAAGTTCGCGGCATTGGCCCGCGATGGCGCGAAGGTGTTGTTTCTCGATGCGACACCGGAGGACGTTCCCGGCTTGAACGATCTTGAAAAGCGGCGGGCCGCATTGCGTACCGTAGTTCGGGAAAACAAGGATCGTCTCTCCATCGGCAGCGATGCCGTCGCGATGCTGGAGAAGGCGGGGGTGCCGCGCGAGACCGCCACCGACCAGGGACTGCGTTTCATCCGCCGCACCCACGTCAGGGGTCGGCATTACTTCTTCGTGAACCGGGGCAAAGAGGCGGTCAACGGCTGGGTGCCGATCACCGTGCCGGCGAAATCCGCGGTGATTCTCGATCCGATGCAAGCGGACCGCACCGGCTTGGCCCGGATCCAGACGGACAACCAAGGCGCGAAAATCTTCCTTCAGCTCGAACCCGGAGAGTCCTGCATTGTCCGGACATTTACGACGGATACCGTAGCAGGCCGCGCGTGGGACTACGATGAGCCGGCGGGTGGAGCAAAGACCGTGGACGGCACCTGGCAAGTCCGCTTCATCGACGGCGGGCCGGAGTTGCCCGGTCCTTTCCAAACCAAGCAGCTCCTCTCCTGGACAGTCTCAGGAGACGTGGAGGCCAGGCGCTTCGCCGGCACCGCGCTCTACAGCACCGAGGTGCAGATACCCGAAGGCGCGAATGAGTGGATCCTGGATCTTGGTCGCGTGTGCGAGAGCGCCCGGGTGCGGGTGAATGGCAAGGACGCGGGCGTGGCATGGAGCGCGCCCTTCCGGGTGCATCTTGGCACGCTGCTCCATCCCGGGAACAACACGCTGGAGGTGGAGGTGGCCAACCTCGCCGCCAACCGCATCGCCGATCTCGATCGGCGCAAGGTGGATTGGAAATACTTCCACGAGATCAATTTCGTGGGGAAAGACTACAAACCTTTCGATGCCTCCAAGTGGCCGGAGCGGGATTCGGGGCTGTTGGGGCCTGTGAAATTGGTGCCGGTGAAGAAAAGGGAGCCCTAA
- a CDS encoding DUF1501 domain-containing protein, with translation MGHSLSAKDLILDRRDFLRRCGMGFGGLALGSLLGGGRASAMTAAPAPGTPLLAGPHFEPKAKRVVHLFMNGGPSQVDTFDPKPLLDQQHGKAISLDGLKTERPTGAALRSPFKFDRYGECGLEVSELFKHTAKHADDLCVIRSMTADVPNHEPSLMLMNCGDGRLARPSMGSWVTYGLGSGNEDLPAYISMCPGGMPIKRTENWRSAFLPGSFQGTYLDSSIQELDKMIENLRNPTARDGRQMAQLDLLRELNDRHLAERSHDPQLEARIRSFELAYRMQSEATDAFDVSKEPSHVRDMYGPGNFARQCLMARRLLERGVRFIQLWHGNGQPWDSHDNIEDHRRLAGECDQAIGAFLADLKMRGMLDDTLVIWGGEFGRTPTVELPQAGSNKGEMKGRDHNHYGFTMWMAGGGVKGGHVHGSTDEFGFKAVDQPVHVHDLHATILHLLGFDHERLTYHYSGRDFRLTDVFGKVVDGIIA, from the coding sequence ATGGGGCACTCGCTTTCAGCCAAGGATCTCATTCTCGACCGGCGCGATTTCCTCCGCCGCTGCGGGATGGGTTTCGGCGGCCTTGCGCTCGGCAGTCTGCTGGGAGGCGGTCGGGCTTCCGCCATGACTGCGGCTCCCGCGCCGGGGACTCCCCTGCTGGCCGGTCCGCACTTCGAGCCGAAGGCGAAGCGGGTGGTGCATCTGTTCATGAACGGCGGGCCGTCGCAGGTGGATACCTTCGATCCGAAGCCGCTGCTCGACCAGCAGCACGGCAAGGCGATTTCGCTCGATGGATTGAAGACCGAGCGCCCCACCGGTGCAGCACTGCGTTCGCCTTTCAAGTTCGACCGCTACGGAGAGTGCGGACTGGAGGTCAGCGAGCTGTTCAAGCACACCGCAAAGCACGCGGACGATCTCTGTGTGATCCGCTCGATGACGGCGGACGTGCCGAATCACGAGCCATCGCTGATGCTGATGAACTGCGGGGATGGCCGGCTTGCGCGCCCCTCGATGGGCTCCTGGGTCACCTACGGTCTCGGCAGTGGCAATGAAGACCTGCCCGCGTACATCTCGATGTGCCCCGGCGGCATGCCGATCAAACGAACGGAAAACTGGCGCTCCGCGTTCCTGCCCGGCTCGTTCCAAGGAACCTATCTCGACAGCTCGATCCAGGAATTGGACAAGATGATCGAGAACCTGCGCAACCCGACTGCGCGCGATGGCCGCCAGATGGCGCAGCTCGATCTGTTGCGCGAGCTCAATGACCGCCATCTCGCCGAGCGTTCGCACGATCCGCAGCTGGAAGCACGCATTCGCAGCTTTGAACTGGCCTATCGCATGCAGAGCGAGGCGACGGACGCCTTCGATGTTTCGAAGGAGCCTTCGCATGTCCGTGACATGTATGGTCCCGGCAACTTCGCGAGGCAGTGCCTGATGGCGCGCCGGTTGTTGGAGCGCGGCGTGCGGTTCATCCAGCTCTGGCATGGCAACGGCCAGCCGTGGGACAGCCATGACAATATCGAGGATCACCGCCGCCTGGCAGGAGAATGCGACCAGGCGATCGGCGCGTTCCTCGCGGATCTGAAGATGCGCGGCATGCTCGATGATACGCTGGTGATCTGGGGTGGTGAGTTCGGGCGCACGCCGACGGTCGAATTGCCGCAGGCTGGATCGAACAAGGGTGAAATGAAAGGCCGCGATCACAACCACTACGGCTTCACGATGTGGATGGCCGGTGGCGGTGTGAAGGGCGGGCACGTGCATGGCTCGACCGATGAGTTCGGCTTCAAGGCCGTGGACCAGCCGGTGCACGTGCATGACCTACACGCGACGATCCTGCACCTGCTCGGTTTCGATCATGAGCGGCTGACCTACCACTACTCCGGCCGTGACTTCCGTTTGACGGATGTCTTCGGCAAGGTAGTGGACGGGATCATCGCGTGA
- a CDS encoding DUF1549 and DUF1553 domain-containing protein yields MRIHALIGLLPFLAAVAAEEPHWSYVPPVAVLPAGAEGKNPVDAFLEDARTKIGLKAASETSPHQWLERAAYTLTGLPPSAAQLARIEKQPDDATRKALAEELLASPAYGERWARHWMDVARYADTSGYNFDQDNRYPFAYTYRDWLIRSFNRDLPYARFVELQIAADLMVDRPDHPDLAALGFITVGPRSGHEETIDDRVDVVTRGFMASTVSCARCHDHKFDPITTQDYYSLYSIFDNTTEPEQKPVVGMPGDEAALKAYQAESDKLEKEDLAVRQGLVDHLHNKDSLAVYLDLGWRAKSQGWEHGMAASESFKRGRYRAKAVLQWRDWLKKKTTGDKVPQRLADWDREMVVADDAGKKAACAKLAEEWMAGGEFAEFSKDQSCPMSYETDRVTGIMDTEDDNARRKRASAMSKLQAEHPGSPPRAMTLQDKPKWNDAVVFKRGNPAMRGDKFDRHWFSFLGGEVFPKDRSARLSLAEKIADPKNPLTARVMVNRVWAWNFGAPLADPSDFGTQQAAPPLLPLLDYLAVWFTENGGSVKELNRLLVTSQAFRLSADGPAENDRIDEANTRFWKWNRRRFDFEAMRDRLLASAGSLETKAVGGRSLKIDEPASDNRRSVYSFIDRYALPGVFVSFDLPHPDHLSAGRTQTTVPQQALYFLNSPLLVRRASALADAPEFKGLPDDASRVAWLYRRLFQREPSQSESSAIVQWLSRVNPANYQPKLGGTWEIRHADDSPTLPLEVREFPLFADDVWKTGPDPATAPIRWLNVGAGGGHVSNRHAMILRWRANASGEVKMTAHLKRTQKSGDTLAWRIDAQGTRPVGEGRFAPESTIDAAGQWVPVKAGDTMDLVLRAPDGDSCGGIAWTVKVMGRETSSAKPTVVGNFTSEFPRPNAPAAVAATSNPWADVVQMLWASNEFNFID; encoded by the coding sequence ATGCGGATTCATGCGCTCATCGGTCTGTTGCCCTTTCTCGCCGCTGTGGCGGCTGAGGAGCCGCACTGGTCGTACGTGCCACCGGTGGCCGTGCTCCCGGCAGGTGCGGAAGGGAAGAACCCGGTGGATGCCTTCTTGGAAGATGCCCGGACCAAGATCGGCCTAAAGGCCGCTTCGGAAACTTCGCCGCACCAGTGGCTGGAACGCGCCGCCTACACTCTCACCGGCCTGCCGCCGTCCGCAGCCCAACTCGCACGCATCGAAAAGCAGCCGGATGACGCCACCCGCAAGGCGCTGGCCGAGGAACTGCTCGCCAGCCCGGCCTATGGCGAGCGCTGGGCGCGCCACTGGATGGATGTGGCCCGCTATGCCGATACCAGCGGCTACAACTTCGACCAGGACAACCGCTATCCCTTCGCCTACACCTACCGCGATTGGCTGATCCGTTCCTTCAACCGGGATTTGCCATACGCGCGCTTCGTGGAGCTTCAAATCGCCGCGGACCTGATGGTGGACCGCCCCGATCATCCGGATCTTGCCGCGCTCGGTTTTATCACCGTGGGTCCGCGTTCCGGGCATGAGGAGACGATCGACGACCGTGTGGACGTGGTCACCCGCGGCTTCATGGCCAGCACGGTGTCTTGCGCCCGTTGCCACGATCACAAGTTCGACCCGATCACCACGCAGGACTACTACTCGCTCTACTCGATCTTCGACAACACCACCGAGCCCGAACAGAAGCCGGTGGTTGGAATGCCGGGCGATGAAGCCGCGCTCAAAGCCTATCAGGCCGAGTCGGACAAGTTGGAGAAGGAGGATCTCGCCGTGCGGCAGGGGCTGGTGGATCATCTCCACAACAAGGACTCGCTGGCGGTGTATCTCGATCTCGGCTGGCGTGCGAAATCCCAGGGCTGGGAGCACGGCATGGCCGCGTCCGAGTCATTCAAGCGCGGTCGTTATCGCGCGAAAGCAGTCCTGCAATGGCGCGATTGGCTGAAGAAAAAGACTACCGGCGACAAGGTGCCGCAGCGTCTCGCCGACTGGGATCGCGAGATGGTCGTTGCCGATGATGCGGGGAAAAAAGCAGCGTGTGCGAAACTCGCGGAAGAGTGGATGGCGGGCGGGGAGTTCGCGGAGTTTTCGAAAGACCAGTCCTGCCCGATGTCCTACGAGACGGACCGTGTGACTGGCATCATGGACACGGAGGACGACAACGCCCGCCGCAAGCGCGCCAGTGCCATGAGCAAGCTCCAGGCCGAGCATCCCGGCTCGCCGCCGAGGGCGATGACGCTCCAGGACAAGCCGAAGTGGAACGACGCCGTTGTGTTCAAGCGTGGCAATCCCGCGATGCGCGGCGACAAGTTCGACCGCCATTGGTTCAGCTTCCTCGGTGGCGAAGTGTTTCCGAAGGATCGCAGCGCGCGACTCTCGCTGGCGGAAAAGATTGCTGATCCCAAGAATCCGCTCACCGCCCGCGTGATGGTGAACCGGGTGTGGGCATGGAATTTCGGCGCACCCTTGGCCGATCCGTCCGACTTCGGAACGCAGCAGGCTGCGCCGCCACTACTGCCGCTGCTCGACTATCTCGCGGTGTGGTTCACGGAAAACGGGGGTTCGGTGAAGGAGTTGAACCGCCTGCTCGTCACCTCCCAGGCCTTCCGGCTTTCCGCGGATGGACCTGCGGAGAACGACCGCATCGATGAGGCGAACACGCGCTTCTGGAAATGGAACCGGCGTCGTTTCGATTTCGAGGCGATGCGCGACCGCCTGCTTGCGTCCGCGGGCAGCTTGGAAACGAAGGCGGTTGGCGGACGCTCGCTGAAGATCGACGAGCCGGCTTCGGACAACCGCCGCAGCGTCTATTCATTCATCGACCGCTATGCCTTGCCCGGTGTGTTCGTGTCATTCGACCTGCCGCATCCGGATCATCTCAGCGCGGGCCGCACCCAGACGACGGTGCCACAGCAGGCGTTGTATTTCCTGAACAGTCCGCTGCTGGTTCGCCGTGCTTCGGCTCTCGCGGATGCTCCGGAATTCAAGGGGCTTCCGGACGATGCCTCGCGCGTCGCGTGGCTTTACCGGCGGTTGTTCCAGCGTGAGCCGAGCCAGAGCGAATCGTCCGCGATCGTGCAATGGCTGTCGCGGGTGAATCCGGCCAACTACCAGCCGAAGCTCGGCGGAACGTGGGAGATCCGTCATGCCGATGACAGCCCCACGCTGCCGCTGGAAGTACGAGAGTTCCCGTTGTTCGCGGATGACGTTTGGAAAACCGGTCCCGATCCCGCGACCGCGCCGATCCGCTGGCTGAACGTCGGTGCGGGTGGCGGGCATGTTTCCAACCGTCATGCCATGATCCTGCGCTGGCGTGCGAATGCCTCCGGCGAGGTCAAGATGACCGCTCATCTCAAGCGCACCCAGAAGAGCGGCGATACCCTGGCCTGGAGGATCGACGCACAAGGGACCCGCCCGGTGGGTGAGGGCAGGTTCGCGCCGGAGAGCACCATCGATGCCGCAGGCCAATGGGTGCCGGTGAAAGCCGGGGACACGATGGATCTCGTCCTGCGCGCTCCGGATGGCGATTCGTGCGGGGGCATCGCCTGGACGGTGAAAGTCATGGGCCGCGAAACATCCTCGGCGAAACCCACGGTGGTCGGGAACTTCACCAGTGAGTTCCCCCGTCCGAATGCGCCCGCAGCGGTGGCCGCCACCAGCAATCCGTGGGCGGATGTGGTGCAGATGCTCTGGGCCTCGAACGAATTCAACTTCATCGACTGA
- a CDS encoding YegP family protein, whose protein sequence is MYELFKSEKSGEFYFRLKAGNGEIILSSEGYEAKASALNGIESVKKNGTDRKNFEVRQTSAGKSYFVLKAGNGQVIGQSQQYASEDGAEGGIASVIKNAGGETKDLT, encoded by the coding sequence ATGTACGAACTGTTCAAGAGCGAGAAGTCCGGTGAATTCTATTTCCGTCTGAAGGCTGGCAATGGCGAGATCATCCTCTCCAGCGAGGGCTATGAGGCGAAGGCCTCGGCGCTGAACGGCATCGAGTCCGTGAAGAAAAACGGCACGGACCGGAAGAACTTCGAGGTCCGCCAGACCTCTGCCGGAAAGTCCTATTTCGTCCTGAAAGCGGGCAATGGGCAGGTGATCGGCCAGAGCCAGCAGTACGCCAGCGAGGATGGCGCCGAAGGCGGCATCGCTTCGGTGATCAAGAACGCCGGCGGCGAGACCAAGGATCTGACCTGA
- a CDS encoding M42 family metallopeptidase, producing MSLKADDRDFLFELLETPSPTGFEMPGQRVWAKWIGKHAEETACDAYGSTWAVLPGKSERIVMLEAHADEIGFIIKHIDDHGFLRLDRIGGSDAATARGRRLNFYGDKGVVPGIIGNTAIHLRRDEAGQEKAPAVHELWVDVGASSAKEVAALGLRVGHPAVYQDSPMELSHDRLVGRALDNRVGGYIIAQVMKRVAKEKKKPAFTLVCLNAVQEEIGGHGAMMATYRLRPDVCVCLDVTHATDTPGIDHVKFGKVKLGGGPSLTHGSANHPKVVDRLIKVADKAEIPLQHESSSRFTGTDTDKIFHSREGVPSALVSLPLRCMHSVVETAHLRDIEQTIELLTGFVMSLDADDVFHQTL from the coding sequence ATGTCCTTGAAAGCCGACGACCGCGATTTCCTGTTCGAACTGCTCGAAACCCCCAGCCCGACGGGCTTTGAAATGCCGGGCCAGCGGGTTTGGGCCAAGTGGATCGGCAAGCACGCCGAAGAAACCGCCTGCGATGCCTACGGTTCGACCTGGGCCGTGCTGCCCGGAAAGTCCGAGCGGATCGTGATGCTGGAGGCTCACGCGGATGAAATCGGCTTCATCATCAAGCACATCGATGACCACGGCTTCCTGCGGCTGGACCGGATCGGCGGCAGCGATGCGGCCACCGCCCGCGGACGACGTCTGAATTTCTATGGCGACAAGGGCGTGGTGCCCGGCATCATCGGCAACACCGCCATCCACCTGCGCCGCGATGAAGCGGGCCAGGAGAAGGCCCCGGCGGTCCACGAACTGTGGGTGGACGTGGGTGCTTCCAGCGCCAAGGAGGTGGCCGCGCTGGGCCTGCGGGTGGGACACCCCGCCGTCTATCAGGACAGCCCGATGGAACTTTCCCACGACCGGCTGGTGGGCCGCGCCCTGGACAACCGCGTGGGCGGCTACATCATCGCCCAGGTCATGAAGCGCGTGGCCAAGGAGAAGAAAAAGCCCGCCTTCACCCTCGTCTGCCTGAATGCCGTCCAAGAGGAAATCGGCGGCCATGGCGCGATGATGGCCACCTACCGCCTGCGGCCGGATGTCTGTGTCTGCCTGGACGTGACCCACGCCACAGACACCCCCGGTATCGACCACGTGAAGTTCGGCAAGGTGAAGCTCGGCGGCGGACCGTCCCTGACCCACGGCTCCGCCAATCATCCGAAGGTGGTGGACCGCCTCATCAAGGTGGCGGACAAGGCGGAAATCCCGCTCCAGCACGAGTCCAGCAGCCGTTTCACCGGCACCGATACGGACAAGATCTTCCACAGCCGCGAGGGCGTGCCGAGCGCGCTGGTCTCGCTGCCGCTGCGCTGCATGCACTCGGTGGTCGAAACCGCGCACCTGCGTGATATTGAACAGACCATCGAGCTGCTGACCGGCTTTGTGATGTCGCTGGATGCGGACGACGTGTTCCACCAAACCCTGTGA